Proteins from a genomic interval of Rosa chinensis cultivar Old Blush chromosome 2, RchiOBHm-V2, whole genome shotgun sequence:
- the LOC112187701 gene encoding uncharacterized protein LOC112187701: MKVPTPVGIATIRVDQAAARQCYSLTLSRGKGKSEMLPVVSNLLTDKYEDPRDDTDSDQERPGAVEYVEEVVLSEEFPDRIVKICTKLASAVRENLISFLRSNASAFARSYEDMPGIPTDMAMHNLSIVPFSALVRQKRGAFTHEKYRAIQVEVKKLMAINFVKEVTYPRWLANVVMVPKKTPGSWYNQIWMNPADEEHTAFTTDKGLYCYQVMPFGLKNAGATYQRLVNSMFVDVIGTIMEVYVDDMLVKSLTAEDHVTNVSIVFSIILRNGMRLNPQKCIFGVEVGRFLGYIISHRGIEANPEKVQAILDMISPTYRNDVESITGKVAALSRFISRLTDKCTPIFKLLKTQHVEVISWSAEHEAAFLSLKAYLAAVPLLYKPVPREMLYVYLAASSTAVLQKPETSGRLIKWAIELGEFDIKYQPRTAIKGQAAADFISKLIPSHDPPLGSPEPPAPDPPLPSTWRLHVDGASNKKTSGAGILLISPDDQVYEYALKFAFKASNNVAEYEALVAGLQIALELGVQHLRIFSDSQLVMNQVSGNFEAKESHMSSYQALARALVQRLASYVITQIPRAKNDKADALAKIAATSPSPAYKATKVEILEKPSSSKMVSEIFTVDHTASWMDPILKYMVDGLDPDDKVEARRL, encoded by the exons ATGAAAGTACCAACTCCAGTGGGAATAGCGACAATTCGGGTTGATCAAGCTGCAGCAAGGCAATGCTATTCTTTGACTCTATCTCGAGGCAAGGGAAAGTCTGAAATGTTGCCCGTAGTTTCTAACCTTCTCACAGACAAGTACGAGGACCCCAGAGATGATACCGACTCTGACCAAGAACGGCCCGGTGCCGTGGAATACGTCGAAGAGGTGGTGTTATCTGAGGAGTTCCCAGACAGAATTGTCAAGATATGCACTAAGTTGGCTTCGGCTGTCAGGGAAAACCTAATCTCGTTCCTCCGCTCTAACGCATCCGCGTTCGCTCGGTCATACGAGGACATGCCCGGTATACCAACTGACATGGCCATGCACAACCTTAGCATTGTACCTTTCTCGGCACTAGTAAGACAAAAGCGCGGGGCCTTCACACACGAAAAGTACCGGGCTATCCAGGTCGAGGTGAAAAAATTGATGGCCATCAATTTTGTCAAAGAGGTGACATATCCCCGGTGGTTAGCCAACGTGGTCATGGTACCAAAGAAGACACCGGGATCATG GTATAATCAGATCTGGATGAACCCCGCGGACGAAGAGCACACCGCTTTCACCACAGACAAAGGTCTCTATTGTTACCAGGTCATGCCTTTCGGATTGAAAAATGCAGGTGCTACTTATCAGAgacttgtcaactccatgtttgtAGATGTCATCGGGACCATCatggaggtatacgtggacgatatgCTGGTAAAAAGTCTAACAGCAGAAGACCACGTAACCAACGTGTCCATTGTATTCTCCATCATATTACGCAACGGTATGCGCCTAAATCCACAGAAGTGCATTTTCGGTGTCGAGGTCGGGAGGTTCCTCGGGTACATCATCAGCCACAGAGGAATAGAGGCTAACCCGGAGAAGGTGCAGGCTATATTAGACATGATATCCCCCACTTACCGGAACGATGTCGAGTCCATTACAGGTAAAGTGGCCGCCCTATCAAGGTTCATTTCAAGACTTACAGACAAGTGCACTCCTATCTTCAAATTACTAAAAACCCAACACGTGGAGGTAATATCCTGGTCTGCAGAGCACGAGGCTGCTTTTCTCAGCTTGAAGGCATACTTAGCAGCGGTACCGCTGCTTTACAAACCCGTCCCCAGAGAAATGCTTTACGTATACCTCGCGGCATCTTCTACAGCG GTTTTGCAGAAGCCAGAGACATCGGGCAGAttaattaaatgggccatcgaATTGGGAGAGTTCGACATCAAGTACCAACCCCGGACAGCTATTAAGGGCCAAGCAGCGGCAGATTTTATTTCTAAGTTGATTCCCTCTCATGATCCGCCCCTGGGATCACCTGAACCGCCAGCCCCAGACCCACCCCTACCAAGCACTTGGCGACTGCATGTTGATGGCGCATCTAACAAAAAGACAAGTGGCGCTGGTATCTTGCTAATCAGCCCAGACGATCAAGTCTACGAGTACGCCCTCAAGTTTGCCTTCAAGGCATCCAACAATGTTGCAGAATACGAGGCACTTGTAGCAGGTCTACAAATCGCCCTGGAACTAGGCGTCCAGCACCTTCGTATCTTCAGCGATTCCCAGTTGGTTATGAACCAAGTCAGCGGTAACTTCGAAGCAAAAGAGTCACACATGTCTTCTTACCAGGCCCTAGCCAGGGCACTGGTTCAGAGATTGGCCTCCTATGTTATCACTCAAATACCTAGGGCAAAAAATGACAAAGCAGATGCCCTTGCAAAGATTGCGGCTACTTCCCCAAGCCCAGCTTACAAGGCTACCAAGGTCGAAATACTAGAAAAGCCGAGCTCCTCTAAAATGGTATCAGAAATATTCACGGTGGACCACACTGCCTCCTGGATGGACCcaattttgaagtacatggtTGACGGCCTAGACCCGGACGATAAGGTAGAGGCCCGGCGACTCTAA